In one Lolium rigidum isolate FL_2022 chromosome 3, APGP_CSIRO_Lrig_0.1, whole genome shotgun sequence genomic region, the following are encoded:
- the LOC124694968 gene encoding uncharacterized protein LOC124694968, whose product MAHIAADEAATQRAHWDSSLPEGGRRSYFWCPVQGLETGDPSQKRFSGVVPPAAPLIFLALLCIAGAILWLDHNENLTILLLHPREVTADETSPPEEPSDMCKNQRRPPASNEALPRGIVQDKSNFEFESLGRNPEMKEPPAAKSLLAIPVGIKQKAVVDNLVSKFPVANFTLMLFHYDGVVEGWSDLPRSRRAVHVAAADQTKWWFGKRFLHPDLVAEYDYIFLWDEDIEVDDFDPLRYLDIVRKEGLEISQPALDRRSKIHHQLTARARRGGAVHRRFYKTAGGGRCYGNSTGPPCTGWVEMMVPVFSRAAWRMIQNDLVFAWGLDFKLGYCAQGDRTMNVGIVDSEYVLHRGIPTLGDAGDGTTATAAVGRSALRQRSSREMQIFNRRWNEAVAEDECWTDPYPEPPTATTKD is encoded by the exons GGGGGACGGCGCTCATATTTCTGGTGCCCGGTGCAGGGTCTGGAGACTGGCGATCCGTCGCAGAAGCGGTTCTCTGGCGTGGTGCCACCAGCGGCGCCGCTCATATTTCTGGCGCTGCTGTGCATTGCCGGCGCGATCCTATGGCTGGATCACAATGAG AATCTGACGATACTGCTGCTTCACCCAAGAGAGGTGACGGCTGACGAGACGTCGCCGCCGGAGGAACCCAGCGACATGTGCAAG AACCAGCGCAGGCCTCCAGCAAGCAACGAGGCGCTGCCGAGGGGCATCGTGCAGGACAAGTCCAACTTCGAGTTCGAGTCCCTGGGCCGCAACCCTGAGATGAAGGAGCCCCCGGCGGCAAAGAGCCTCCTTGCGATCCCCGTCGGCATCAAACAGAAGGCCGTGGTTGACAATCTCGTTTCCAAG TTCCCGGTGGCGAATTTCACGTTAATGCTGTTCCACTATGACGGCGTGGTGGAGGGATGGAGCGACCTGCCGCGGTCGCGGCGGGCGGTGCACGTGGCGGCGGCGGACCAGACCAAGTGGTGGTTCGGCAAGCGGTTCCTGCACCCGGACCTCGTCGCCGAATACGACTACATCTTCCTCTGGGACGAAGACATCGAGGTGGACGACTTCGACCCCCTCAGGTACCTCGACATCGTCAGGAAAGAAGGGCTCGAGATCTCGCAGCCGGCGCTCGACCGCCGGTCGAAGATCCACCACCAGCTCACGGCCCGCGCGCGGCGGGGCGGTGCCGTGCACCGGCGGTTCTACAAGACGGCGGGTGGCGGGCGGTGCTACGGGAACAGCACGGGCCCGCCGTGCACGGGatgggtggagatgatggtgccgGTTTTCTCGCGAGCGGCGTGGCGGATGATCCAGAACGACCTCGTCTTTGCGTGGGGGCTCGACTTCAAGCTCGGCTACTGCGCGCAGGGGGACCGGACCATGAACGTCGGGATCGTGGACAGCGAGTACGTCCTCCACCGCGGCATCCCCACGCTCGGCGACGCTGGCGACGGCacgacggccacggcggcggtgggCAGGTCCGCGTTGCGGCAGCGGTCGTCCAGGGAGATGCAGATATTCAACAGGAGGTGGAATGAAGCGGTGGCGGAGGACGAGTGCTGGACCGACCCTTACCCGGAGCCGCCGACGGCTACGACCAAGGACTGA